GGCCCTGCAACTCCCCAGCGACGGCAGCCAGCGCGACCTGCGCACCGTCCTGGACCGGCTGGACTCCACCGGCACCGAGGCCGCCGAACTCACCGTGCACACCCCCGACCTCGACGACGTCTTCTTCGCCCTCACCGGCAGCACCGACATCCCCAACCAGGCCACCCGACCGGCCACCCGGCCCGCCCAGTCCAAGGAGAACGTCCGATGAGCGCCCTGTCCCTCGCCGCCCGCGACTCGTCCACCATGCTGCGGCGCAACCTCCTGCACGCCCGGCGCTACCCCTCCCTCACCCTGAACCTGCTGCTCACCCCGGTCATGCTGCTGCTGCTCTTCGTCTACATCTTCGGCAACTCGATGAGTGCGGGCATCGGCGGCGGGGGCCGGGCCGGCTACATCACCTACATCGTCCCCGGCCTGCTGCTGATGACCATCGGCAGCACCGTGGTCGGGACCGCGGTCTCGGTCTCCAACGACATGACCGAGGGCATCATCGCCCGCTTCCGCACCATGGCCATCCACCGCCCCTCGGTCCTGGTCGGGCACGTCGCGGGCAGCGTCCTCCAGTCGATCGTCAGCGTGGTCCTGGTCGGCGCCGTCGGCGTGGCCATCGGCTTCCGCTCCCCCCACGCCGGCCTGCTGCACTGGCTCGCCGCCTTCGGACTGCTCGTCCTGTTCGCCCTGGCCCTGACCTGGATCGCCGTGGGCATGGGCCTGATCAGCCCCAACGCCGAGGCCGCCAGCAACAACGCGATGCCGCTGGTCCTGCTCCCGCTCTTCTCCAGCGCCTTCGTCCCGGTCCACACCATGCCCGGCTGGTTCCAGCCGGTCGCCCGCTACCAGCCCTTCACCCCCACCATCGAGACCCTCCGCGGTCTGCTCCTCGGCACCCACATCGGCAACGACGGCTGGCTCGCCGTCGCCTGGTGCGTCGCCCTCACTGCACTCGGCTACTTCTGGGCGACCTCGAAGTTCAACAGCGACCAGAAGTAGTGGCCGCGACCGAACCGCAGGAACACCGGACGGCAGGGCCCTCGGATCACGAGAGCCCTGCCGTCGTCGCGCAGGCCGACCGTCCGGGCCGGGCAGGTCAGCCGGCGGAGCCGGAGATCGCCAGCTGGACCAGACGGATGATCACCAGGATGGTGGAGAGCAGCAGGTAGGAGCGCAGGACGCCCATGCCGATGCGGTGGCCGGTGGAGAAGACCGGGCGGGTGAGGGTGTCGAGCGGCGGCATCCGCCAGTCGTCGCGGCCGGTGCGGTCGACGGGCTCGACCGCCTTTCCGCGCTGGAGCCAGAGCCGGGCGGCGGCGTAGAGGATGCCGAGGACGCCGGAGGCGGCGAGGATGTCGAGGATCGCGCCGGCGCTGATGTTCGGGTAGATCACCGAGGCGGTGAGGATCAGCGAGAGCACCACCAGGATGCCGACGACCAGAGTGGTGAACGCGTTGGTGCCACGGCGGTTGGTCCAGGGGCCGAGGACCTCGCGGTCGTTGCAGAGCATGAGCAGGTAGACCGAGGCGGAGGGCAGCAGTACCCCGGCCAGGGCCTGGACGCCCATGGTCAGCAGCCCCAGCGGCGACCCCGGGATGAGCACGATCACGGCCGCCACCAGCACCAGGCCGGCGTAGACGGCGTAGAAGCCCTTGGCGCCCTCGACCCCCCGGTGCAGCGAGTGCTTGATGCCGAAGACGTCGCCGATGGCGTAGGCGGTGGAGAGCGAGACGGCGAAGGCGCCGATGATCGAGGCGTCCAGCAGCGCGATGGCGAACAGCACCCCGGCGATCTTCCCGGCGTGGGCGGCGACGCCGTGGGCCAGCCCGGACGCGTCGGTGAAGTTGCCGAAGCCGCTGGTCCCGGCGAAGGCGGCGGTGGAGATGCCCATCACCGCGGCGGCGCCGACGACCACGATGGCTATGCCGATCCAGAGGTCGGCCTTCTCGTAGTTCATGAAGCGCGGGGTGATCCGCTTGTCGATGACGTAGGACTGCTGGAAGAAGAGCTGCCAGGGCGCGACGGTGGTGCCCACGATGCCGATGACCAGCAGCATCACCGTGGCCAACTGGCCGCTGCCGCCCGGCAGGTCGGGCGTGACGAAGGAGTGCGCCATCTGCGAGCCGGCCGGGTGGATCATGAAGTAGAGCGGGATCAGCAGCAGCGAGCCGAAGCACAGGGCCATGGCTATCCGCTCGAACCGCTTGAAGGAGCCGGTGAAGGCCGAGGAGATGATGATCGCCGCCGCGAGCAGCACCGAGGGGATCTTCGGCAGCCCGAGGTAGCCGGTGGCGAGGGTGATCCCGATGAACTCGGTGACCAGCGTCAGGGCGTTGAGCAGCAGCAGGTCGATGACCGAGAAGGCGCCCCAGAACTTGCCGAAGCGGGCGAAGATCAGCCGGGCGTGGCCGACGCCGGTGACCGCGCCGAGCCGCAGCACCATCTCCTGGTTCACGTACAGCACCGGCACCAGCAGCAGCAGCGTCCACATCAGGTGGGTGCCGTAGTTCTGCCCGGCCTGGCCGTAGGTGGCGAAGGCGCCCGCGTCGTTGTCGCCGACCATCACGATCAGGCCGGGGCCGACGATCGCCAGCAGCGTCTTGATCTTGGCCGACAGGCCGCGCGGTGCGTGGTCGTCGAGGCGGATGGTGCCGAAGGCGCCGTGGATGTCGCCGAGGTGGGCCTCGTCCAGCACGGCGGAGCGGACCTGGCCGGTGGGGTTGATCGTGCCGGTGGAGCTGATGGGCGTGGTCAGGGTTGCATCGGTCATGACAGGCCTCCCGGCCCCCGGAAAGGGGGCGGTACGGGACACAGGGCAGCCATCGGTCCCCGCACACGGGCATGGGCGCATGGGCAGGAGCAGGACGCCGACGAGTCGTCACGAGGCGGATCGGGCCACGGGGGTGACGCTGTGGAGGTCGGTGTCCGGTGAGGGGTGGTTACCGGGTGCCGGATGAGAACGGGAACAGGCGAAAGAGGGGCCTATGGTGGCCCGGACTACTGCTGCCGCAGTCCATTGACTTTCGCCTCCTCCCGGCCGGGACGCCCCGAGGGCGTCAGCGGACTCGCAAGGAGCGGACCGGTCGTGCGACCGTCGAGGCCGCTCCGGTACACCCCAACTCGTCAGAGCTTTGGCACTCCACGGCGTGATCCCCGGAAGGGGAAGCCACTTGGGATCACCCCTTAGGTCGGGGAGACCTGTCCTGATCCGGAGCGTCTCTCGACGGGTGGGATCAGTGGCCTGTGTCCGTGAAGACGCCTCACCGAACGAGGTGCCAGACACACAGATATAAGTACAGCGTTAAGCATAGCCCCTGGCGCCGGGCCTCCATGCCCGGTTTCCGGGAATTTCCGGCTTCGGTAGGTGTGAACGGGGTGAGAGAGGGGGAATGCGGTACGCCCTCGCACGCGTGGTGTGCATCACAGGGCCGGCGACGGGAGGCGGTTCTGCGGCGCACCCGGGGGCGTCCGGTGGTGTGACGGATGCTGCGCCCGGGAACAGGGGGTGCAGAGGGGAGGGGGTGCCGTGCCGACTGCGCCGGTGACCGTGCTCGTCGTTCTGCTCGCACTGCTGGGGGCCGCGGCCGGGCCGCTGGTGGTGCACGTCTGCTGGCGGCTGTCCGTGCCGAGCGGCGAGCCGCACCGCAGCCACTGCCAGGACTGCGGCGCGGACTGCGGCGCTCCGCCGTCCCGTCCGCCTCGACTGCGCTGTCCGGGCTGCGGCCGGCGGCTCGGGCCGGCCGTCCCGTGGGTCTCGCTGCTGACCGCGCTCGGCTGCGCGGCGGTCGGCTGGCGGATCGGACCGCATCCGGCCCTGGCCGCCTACGTCCTGGCGGTGCCGGCCGGAGTTGTGCTGGCGGTCGTGGACGCGGGCTGGAAGCGGCTCCCCGACGTGGTCGTGCTGCCGCTCTACCCGGCCGTGGCGGCCCTGTTGGGCCTGGCGCAGCTGACCGACCCCCAGCACGGCTCGCTGGTGCGGGCGTTGGCGGCGATGACGGCCCTCGCCGGGGTCTTCTTCCTGCTGGTGCTCGCCAGCCCGGCCTCGCTCGGGCTCGGCGACGTCAAGCTGATCGGGGTGCTCGGGCTGCTGCTGGGCTGGCAGGGCTGGCGGGAGGTGCTGACCGGCACCTTCCTGGGCTTTCTGCTGGCATCCTGCGCCGCGGTGTTCCTGCTGGCCGGCCGCCGTGCCGGACGGCGGGACACGCTGCCCTTCGGGCCCTTCCTGCTGCTCGGGGCGCTGGTGGCGCTGCTGCTCTGAGGGCCGCCGGGTCACGCAGAATCGAATCTCCGCTCCCGTTGTTGCACGGGTGGTCGAATCAGGACGCGGCGCTGTTCAACGACCGTGCGACTCCCGACAGCATCGGTAACTCTCCGTACCGGGTCGTCTACAGGGTCTACGCTGTCACTTGCGAAGCCGCACCGTCCGGATCCCGGCTACGCCTGCACGGTCGCCGTATCCGCGCAGGCTGACAGCGGAGGAGCCGCAGACATGGAGAGCACCGTCAACACGAGAGTCCATGAAGAGAAGTGCCGAATCGTCAGGCCGCGCGGTGAGCTCGACCTGGCCAACGCCTCCGCCTTCGGCGGCAGCCTCGGCGGGTTGGAGGCGCCGGGCGGGGTCGGAGCGGCCGGGGGGCCGGAGCCGCGCCTGGTCGGTGTCGAGCCGCCCTGGGACGTACCGAGGGTGGTCGTCGACCTGACCGAGGTCACCTTCATGGACCTCAGTCCGCTGCGTGAGCTGCGCGTCGCCCTGGTCCGGGCCGAGCAGCACGGGGGCTGGGTCCGGCTGGTGCACAACCACCCGGGGATCGACCGGCTGCTGCACGCCACCCGGCTCGCCGAGGTGTTCCCGCGCTACGCCAGCCTCGCGGCGGCCCGCGCCGGCGAGGCCAGCCGCCACCGCCTCTGACCGCCGGTCGGTCGCACCACACGCCCCGGGATGCCCGCCGGGGTGACGTGCTCACCGTCGTGGTTGAGACCAATAGGACTAGGCCAATTTGAGCCATGCCTCTGCTGACCTGCGATTTCCGTGAACCTTAAGGAAACTTAAGTGACACGTTGCTGAATGGTGTCTTGACGCTGGGGGATGGTCCAGGCCAATTTATGCAGCAGCGGTTGTTACCGAGGAGTCGTGTGGGGTCCTCGGTCAACTGCCCCAGCAAGACCGCAGGTTCAGTGACGGATGTTGTGGTTGCGGAGGCAGAACATGATCGGAAACCCCCCACGGAACCGGGCCGGTGCGCCGGGTCGCGGTGTCCGCAAGGACTTCAGGCGAGAGCTGTTGGCCGCAGCCACGGCCGTCGTGCTCGGCATCGGCGGACTGGTGGCAGTCACCGGTTCGGCGCACGCCGCCAGCACTCAACTGCTGGTCAACCCCGGTTTCGCGGCCGGGAACCTGAGCGGCTGGACCTGTTCGCCGCTGGACACGGTGGTGACCGGCCCGGTCGCCCCCGGCTCGACCTACGCCCTCTCCGCCACCCCGGCCGGGCAGGACGACGCGCAGTGTTCGCAGACGGTCTCGGTCCTGCCGAACTCGTCCTACACCCTGAGCGGCCAGGTCGAGGGCGACTACGTCTACATCGGCGCCACCGGCACCGGCGTCACCGCGACCGACTGGACCCCGGCGGCCACCGGTTGGACCACCCTGACCACCAGCTTCACCACCGGTGCCACCACCACCTCGGTGACCGTCTACACCCACGGCTGGTACGGCGAGGGCACCTTCGGCGTGGACGCGATGTCGCTGATCGGAGCCGCCGGCGCCGGCAGCAGCCCCAGCGCGAGCACCTCGGCCAGCGCCAGTGCGAGCGCCAGCGCCAGCGCCAGTGCGAGTGCCTCGGCCAGCGCGAGTGCGTCCGCCAGTGCCTCGGCCAGTGCCAGCGCGTCGTCGAGCGCCAGCGCCAGCGCGAGTGCCAGCTCCTCCCCGAGCAGCCCGGCGAGCAACAGCTTCCGGCACCCGGTCTACCTGATGCCGCTGGAGAACTCCCCGCAGGCCATCTCCGACATCGTCGCCAACTCCGGCGAGAACCAGTTCCTGATGGCCTTCGTCCTCGACTCGGGCAACTGCACCCCGGCCTGGGACGGCGACGCGACCACCCCGGTCTCCACCGACACCACGGTCCTGGCGGACGTCAACGAGATCCGGGCCGCCGGCGGGGACGTCAGCGTCTCCTTCGGCGGCTACAACGGCACCGAGTTGGGCACCGACTGCGGCAGCTCCACCGCGCTGGCCGCCGCCTACCAGTCGGTCATCACCAAGTACAACCTCGACCGGATCGACCTGGACTGGGAGAACGGCAGCCTGGACGCCAACATGGCGGTCCGCTGGGGCGCCATCAAGCTGCTGGAGCAGGAGGACCCCAACCTCCAGGTCTCGTTGACCATCCCGATGACCACGGTCGGCCTGCCCGACAGCGGCCGGGACGAGATCCAGCAGGCGATCAACGACGGCGCCCGGATCGACCGGGTCAACATCATGGACTTCGACTTCGGCCTGGACAGCGGCACCGAGACCGCCGCCGCCGAGGGCGTGGCCACCGATGTGATCGGCCAGCTGGAGACCCTGTACGGCTGGAGCGCGGCCACCGCCTGGGCCCACCTCGGGGTGCAGCTGATGAACGGCCACACCGACCAGCCCAGTGAGCTGTTCACCCAGTCCACCTTCACCGACCTGCTCGGCTTCGTCCAGGCCAACCACGCCGCCCAGTTCTCCTACTGGGACGTCAACCGGGACCAGGCCTGCCCCACGGGTGTCGCCGAGTACTGGGCCGCCCCGAGCTGCAGCAGCGTCACCCAGAACCCGTACGACTTCACGAAGATCATCACGCAGTTCAACGGCTGATCCGCGCAGCGCGCGACCGGCACCACCCCCACAGTCCACCCGCGTCGGGTCACCGCAGGCATACCCCCACATGTCTGCCGTGCTCACACCCCGGCGCGGGTGTCGCACCACCCCCCCCCACACCACAGAGGAGCTTTGACATGTCAGAACGCTTCCTGCCCATGCGTCGAGGACCGGAGCGGAGGTTGAAGCGCAGCACCGCTCTGGCCACCGCGACCGTGCTGGTCGTCGGTTGTGCGGCGTTGGCCACGAGTGTCGTGGGCGCCAATGCCGCTGCCGTGAATCTGCTGACCAACCCCGGCTTCGAGTCGGGCAACCTGACCGGCTGGACCTGCTCGACGCTGGACACCGTGGTCGGCACTCCGGTGCACAGCGGTTCCCACGCGCTGTCGGGGGCCGCCTCCTCCGGTGACGACGCCCAGTGCACGCAGACCGTGACGGTGCTGCCGAACACGACCTACAGCCTGTCGGGCTATGTCGAGGGCGACTACGTCTACCTCGGCGCCACCGGCACCGGCGTCACCGCCAGCGCCTGGACGCCGAGCGCGGCGACCTGGCAGCAGCTCTCGACCAGTTTCACCACGGGCGCCTCGACGACCTCGGTGCAGATCTACACCCACGGCTGGTACGGCGAGGGCACCTACTACGCGGACGACCTCTCGCTGACCGGCCCCGGCGGTACCGCGAGCAGCAGTGCCAGCGCCAGCGCCAGCACCAGCCCGAGCGGCAGCGCGAGTGCGTCGGCCTCGTCCAGCCCGTCGTCCTCGACGTCCGCCAGCTCCTCGCCGAGCTCCTCTGCCTCGGCGTCGGCATCTGCGTCGGCCTCCGCCTCGGCCAGCGCGAGCGGCTCCGCCTCGCCCTCCGCCTCGGCGAGCAGCACCACCGGTACCGGCACCGGCACCGCGCCGACCGGTGACGGCCTGGTGACCACGCCCACCGGGATCACCGCCAAGGTGACCAACACCGCTGTCACCCTGAGCTGGACCGCCTCCACCGACGGCTCGCAGACCGGCGACGCACCGGCCTACTACGTCTACTCGGGCGCCAACCTGATGGCGACGTCGATGGGCACCTCGGTGACCGTCAGCTCGCTGCTGCCGAACACCACGTACACCTTCACGGTCCAGGGCTACGACAAGGACGGGCACGCCTCCGGCGAGTCCACCCCGGTGACGGCGACCACCGCCGCCGCCGCTACCGGCCCGATGAAGTCCGCGTACTTCGACCAGTGGGGCATCTACGGCAACGCCTACTACCCGAAGAACGTGGCCCAGTCGGGCGCGGCCTCGGGCCTGAAGGTCATCACCTACGCCTTCGAGAACATCGACCCCACCGCGCACACCTGCTTCGAGGCGGTCAAGGCCAGCGACTCGACCAACGAGTCCGACCCCGACGCCGGTGACGGTGCGGGCGACGCCTTCGCCGACTACCAGAAGTCGTACACCAGCGACATCAGCGTGGACGGCACCTCGGACGCCTGGTCGCAGCCGATCAAGGGCAACTTCAACCAGCTGCGCGAGCTCAAGGCGGAGTACCCCAACCTGCGGATCGTCCTCTCGATCGGCGGCTGGACCTACTCCAAGTACTTCTCCGACGCGGCCGCGACCCAGGCCTCGCGCCAGGCGTTCGTGTCCTCCTGCATCAACATGTTCATCAAGGGCAACCTGCCGACCGGCATCTCCGGTGACGCCTCCGGCGGCACCGGCTCGGCGGCGGGCCTGTTCGACGGCATCGACATCGACTGGGAGTACCCGGCGTCGGCCGACGGCCACACCGGCAACGACCACTCGGCCGCCGACACCGCCAACTACACCGCGCTGCTCGGCGAGTTCCGCTCCGAGCTGGACGCCTACGGCAACAGCATCGGCAAGCACTACCTGCTGACCGCGGCCCTGCCCAGCGGCCAGGACAAGATCGCCGACATCCAGCCGGCGGCCATCGCGCAGTACCTGGACTACGGCGACGTCATGACCTACGACATGCACGGCGGGTGGGAGACCACCGGTCCGACCGACTTCCAGGACCCGCTGCACTCCTCGCCGAACGACCCGAGCCCGGTCGTCGCGCCCGGCAACGAGCAGTACAACATCGACGAGACCATCAAGGCGTACACCACCGGCGACCCGCAGTACGGGATCACCGGCGGCTTCCCCGCCAGCAAGATAGTCCTGGGCGTGCCGTTCTACTTCCGAGGCTGGTCGGGGGTGACGGCAGGCAGCAACTACGGCCTGTACGAGCCCGCGACCGGAGCCAGCCCGGTCCAGACCTACACCCAGGAGGCGGGCATCGCCGACTGGAAGGAGCTGGTCTCCCAGGGCCTGACCACGGGTGCGACGGTCCACTGGGACCCGACCACCGACAGCTCCTGGATCTACAGCAACGGCGA
The Streptacidiphilus albus JL83 genome window above contains:
- a CDS encoding ABC transporter permease; protein product: MSALSLAARDSSTMLRRNLLHARRYPSLTLNLLLTPVMLLLLFVYIFGNSMSAGIGGGGRAGYITYIVPGLLLMTIGSTVVGTAVSVSNDMTEGIIARFRTMAIHRPSVLVGHVAGSVLQSIVSVVLVGAVGVAIGFRSPHAGLLHWLAAFGLLVLFALALTWIAVGMGLISPNAEAASNNAMPLVLLPLFSSAFVPVHTMPGWFQPVARYQPFTPTIETLRGLLLGTHIGNDGWLAVAWCVALTALGYFWATSKFNSDQK
- a CDS encoding NRAMP family divalent metal transporter, coding for MTDATLTTPISSTGTINPTGQVRSAVLDEAHLGDIHGAFGTIRLDDHAPRGLSAKIKTLLAIVGPGLIVMVGDNDAGAFATYGQAGQNYGTHLMWTLLLLVPVLYVNQEMVLRLGAVTGVGHARLIFARFGKFWGAFSVIDLLLLNALTLVTEFIGITLATGYLGLPKIPSVLLAAAIIISSAFTGSFKRFERIAMALCFGSLLLIPLYFMIHPAGSQMAHSFVTPDLPGGSGQLATVMLLVIGIVGTTVAPWQLFFQQSYVIDKRITPRFMNYEKADLWIGIAIVVVGAAAVMGISTAAFAGTSGFGNFTDASGLAHGVAAHAGKIAGVLFAIALLDASIIGAFAVSLSTAYAIGDVFGIKHSLHRGVEGAKGFYAVYAGLVLVAAVIVLIPGSPLGLLTMGVQALAGVLLPSASVYLLMLCNDREVLGPWTNRRGTNAFTTLVVGILVVLSLILTASVIYPNISAGAILDILAASGVLGILYAAARLWLQRGKAVEPVDRTGRDDWRMPPLDTLTRPVFSTGHRIGMGVLRSYLLLSTILVIIRLVQLAISGSAG
- a CDS encoding prepilin peptidase; the encoded protein is MPTAPVTVLVVLLALLGAAAGPLVVHVCWRLSVPSGEPHRSHCQDCGADCGAPPSRPPRLRCPGCGRRLGPAVPWVSLLTALGCAAVGWRIGPHPALAAYVLAVPAGVVLAVVDAGWKRLPDVVVLPLYPAVAALLGLAQLTDPQHGSLVRALAAMTALAGVFFLLVLASPASLGLGDVKLIGVLGLLLGWQGWREVLTGTFLGFLLASCAAVFLLAGRRAGRRDTLPFGPFLLLGALVALLL
- a CDS encoding STAS domain-containing protein, whose protein sequence is MESTVNTRVHEEKCRIVRPRGELDLANASAFGGSLGGLEAPGGVGAAGGPEPRLVGVEPPWDVPRVVVDLTEVTFMDLSPLRELRVALVRAEQHGGWVRLVHNHPGIDRLLHATRLAEVFPRYASLAAARAGEASRHRL
- a CDS encoding carbohydrate binding domain-containing protein, which encodes MAAATAVVLGIGGLVAVTGSAHAASTQLLVNPGFAAGNLSGWTCSPLDTVVTGPVAPGSTYALSATPAGQDDAQCSQTVSVLPNSSYTLSGQVEGDYVYIGATGTGVTATDWTPAATGWTTLTTSFTTGATTTSVTVYTHGWYGEGTFGVDAMSLIGAAGAGSSPSASTSASASASASASASASASASASASASASASASASSSASASASASSSPSSPASNSFRHPVYLMPLENSPQAISDIVANSGENQFLMAFVLDSGNCTPAWDGDATTPVSTDTTVLADVNEIRAAGGDVSVSFGGYNGTELGTDCGSSTALAAAYQSVITKYNLDRIDLDWENGSLDANMAVRWGAIKLLEQEDPNLQVSLTIPMTTVGLPDSGRDEIQQAINDGARIDRVNIMDFDFGLDSGTETAAAEGVATDVIGQLETLYGWSAATAWAHLGVQLMNGHTDQPSELFTQSTFTDLLGFVQANHAAQFSYWDVNRDQACPTGVAEYWAAPSCSSVTQNPYDFTKIITQFNG
- a CDS encoding glycosyl hydrolase family 18 protein, whose protein sequence is MSERFLPMRRGPERRLKRSTALATATVLVVGCAALATSVVGANAAAVNLLTNPGFESGNLTGWTCSTLDTVVGTPVHSGSHALSGAASSGDDAQCTQTVTVLPNTTYSLSGYVEGDYVYLGATGTGVTASAWTPSAATWQQLSTSFTTGASTTSVQIYTHGWYGEGTYYADDLSLTGPGGTASSSASASASTSPSGSASASASSSPSSSTSASSSPSSSASASASASASASASASGSASPSASASSTTGTGTGTAPTGDGLVTTPTGITAKVTNTAVTLSWTASTDGSQTGDAPAYYVYSGANLMATSMGTSVTVSSLLPNTTYTFTVQGYDKDGHASGESTPVTATTAAAATGPMKSAYFDQWGIYGNAYYPKNVAQSGAASGLKVITYAFENIDPTAHTCFEAVKASDSTNESDPDAGDGAGDAFADYQKSYTSDISVDGTSDAWSQPIKGNFNQLRELKAEYPNLRIVLSIGGWTYSKYFSDAAATQASRQAFVSSCINMFIKGNLPTGISGDASGGTGSAAGLFDGIDIDWEYPASADGHTGNDHSAADTANYTALLGEFRSELDAYGNSIGKHYLLTAALPSGQDKIADIQPAAIAQYLDYGDVMTYDMHGGWETTGPTDFQDPLHSSPNDPSPVVAPGNEQYNIDETIKAYTTGDPQYGITGGFPASKIVLGVPFYFRGWSGVTAGSNYGLYEPATGASPVQTYTQEAGIADWKELVSQGLTTGATVHWDPTTDSSWIYSNGDFYTGDTPQAITARGAYATASGLGGIFAYSFEGDDSSSTLINTLVSSMK